CCGTCAGGAATTGACAGAACCAATGACGGTGAACTGGTAGGGCATATCGCAATGGGCATAGAGATGATCGGCAGAACCATTTCTAAGATTCAAGGTTTTCCTCGTTATCTTCAAACAGAGATCAAGCATCTTCTTCTTTCTCATCATGGAGAGATGGAGTGGGGTTCTCCCGTTATTCCAAAAACGACAGAAGCAATTGTACTTCACATGGCCGATGATCTGGATTCGAAGGTTGCTCAGTTTCGAGAGATAGAAGAAAGAGAGTTCAATGGTTCTACGTCTTCCTGGAGCAACTATGACCGGTTCCTAAATAGAAGAGTATTCATGAAGAATCGAAGATCGGGCGACTGAAGAAGTAGGAGTGATATCTTGCCAGACAAGCTTGTAATCGTTGAATCGCCAGCAAAGGCGAAGACAATTGGTAGATACTTAGGGAAGAACTACGAAGTTACCGCCTCCAAGGGACACGTTAGAGATCTGCCGGAATCAAATTTGGGATTGAATCCCGATACCTTTGAACCGACATATGAGGTTTTGAAAGGTAAGGAGAAGGTAGTTCAAGAACTTGCAAGGAAATCCAAAGGCAAGAAAGTCTTTCTTGCTTCTGACCTTGACCGCGAAGGCGAGGCAATCGCGTGGCACATTTCCGAGCTTCTGGGTCTTCCTCAAAACGAAAAGAATAGAATAGTCTTCAATGAGATTACTGAATCGGCAATAAAAAGTGCAATACTGGATCCGAGAGAGATAGATATGTCGAAAGTCGAAGCTCAGGTGGCCAGGAGAGTTCTCGACAGAATTGTGGGTTATAAGATCAGTCCAATTCTCTGGAGAACCATGACAAAGGGATTGAGTGCCGGAAGAGTTCAGTCTGTAGCCTTGAAGTTCATGGTCGAGCTTGAGAAGAAGATCGCTGTCTTCGTACCACATAAATTCTTCAAAATCTTTGCCCAGGTCGGCGAAGATCGATTCTCTCTTTCGCAAATTGATGGCAAGAAGTTTAACAACAAATCTGTAACAAGTGAAGAAAAGAGAGACGAGATAATACACGAACTCTCAAAATCCAATCTTCATGTAAAAGAAGTCAGAAAGCGCACTTCTAAAAGAAGTGCTCCGATGCCTTTCATTACATCGACTCTTCAGCAAGGAGCGATTGGCGAACTGGGGTGGAGTGCAAGCAAGACGATGAAGATTGCTCAGCAACTATATGAGGGAA
This sequence is a window from Mesotoga infera. Protein-coding genes within it:
- the topA gene encoding type I DNA topoisomerase, which produces MPDKLVIVESPAKAKTIGRYLGKNYEVTASKGHVRDLPESNLGLNPDTFEPTYEVLKGKEKVVQELARKSKGKKVFLASDLDREGEAIAWHISELLGLPQNEKNRIVFNEITESAIKSAILDPREIDMSKVEAQVARRVLDRIVGYKISPILWRTMTKGLSAGRVQSVALKFMVELEKKIAVFVPHKFFKIFAQVGEDRFSLSQIDGKKFNNKSVTSEEKRDEIIHELSKSNLHVKEVRKRTSKRSAPMPFITSTLQQGAIGELGWSASKTMKIAQQLYEGIETDKGQIAFITYMRTDSTRISSMAREKAVEIVTSKFGKEYVGPVRSAGKGKKIQDAHEAIRPTYPENDPETAKQLISGDNLRLYTLIWNRFIASQMASAEYAVTDVQLED